CTCTTCTTAAAATTCTAACATTGGCAGGAAGAGTAATTCCATCATCTAATTCAACTCCATTTTTAAGAAGCTCAACATTGTTTTCTTTTATTTCTCCCAAAACTTTAACATAATATTCTTTGAATATTTCAGCTTTTGGGTGAATTATTCTATTAAAAAGTTCCCCATCATTAGTGAGTATGATAAGACCAGAAGTATTATAGTCTAATCTTCCAATAGGAAATATTCTTTCTTTGCAGTTGATAAGATCAACTACAGTTTTTCTTCCTCTATCATCTTTTGATGAGCTTAGTACTTCCAGAGGTTTATTAAGGATATAATAAACTTTTTTTTCAGTATGCTTTTCTATTTTTTTTCCTCTTATATAAATTTCATCTTTGTCACTAACTTTAATACCTGGAGTAGCCTTTTCTCCATTTATTTTTATACTTCCCTCTTCTATCATTTTATCCACTTCTCTTCTTGAAGCGATTCCAAGAGAAGCCAGATATTTATTTATCCTCATTTCCTCCATCTTCTGTTCTCCCTTTTACTTCTAAGTAATTAGGAAGTTCATCTATGGAACTTATTCCAATATATCCTAAAAACTTATCTGTTATTTCATATAAATTGGCTCTTCCAATACCTTCTTTTTTTCCACAAACTCGGACAAATTTTTTTTCTTCAAGGTTTTGAATTATTCTATCTACTGAAACTCCCCTTATAGATTCTACTTCACTTTTAGTAATAGGTTGCCTATAGGCTATTATTGAAAGAGTTTCAAGAGCAGCACCTGAAAGTCTT
Above is a window of Fusobacterium varium DNA encoding:
- the rluB gene encoding Ribosomal large subunit pseudouridine synthase B, with amino-acid sequence MEEMRINKYLASLGIASRREVDKMIEEGSIKINGEKATPGIKVSDKDEIYIRGKKIEKHTEKKVYYILNKPLEVLSSSKDDRGRKTVVDLINCKERIFPIGRLDYNTSGLIILTNDGELFNRIIHPKAEIFKEYYVKVLGEIKENNVELLKNGVELDDGITLPANVRILRREKGKTELLVAIREGRNRQVRRMMDKINHPVITLRREKIGNLSLGNLKLGEYRELTNDEINYLYSL
- the scpB gene encoding Segregation and condensation protein B, with translation MSIQNKIEAILLLGGDEVKIKDLSKFFSLSIEEIMRVLEELKLERKNSGINIEFSGEFVYLVTNPLYGEFINQYFEHEAKPKRLSGAALETLSIIAYRQPITKSEVESIRGVSVDRIIQNLEEKKFVRVCGKKEGIGRANLYEITDKFLGYIGISSIDELPNYLEVKGRTEDGGNEDK